Proteins from a genomic interval of Calypte anna isolate BGI_N300 chromosome 19, bCalAnn1_v1.p, whole genome shotgun sequence:
- the LIG3 gene encoding DNA ligase 3 isoform X1 → MPAGCRALSEAARALGSASGILPSRAQLSLPRIFHGGVGFPGVSPCHRYQRVSGRVSLGSEGRNQGGGAGAGGLRFSLLVNTWLCRAAEEMAEQRYCVDYAKRGTAGCKKCKEKIVKGMVRIGKIVPNPFTESGGDMKEWYHVRCMFEKLEKARATTKKIEDITELEGWEELQDEEKELINKHISEANSKSGSTPKKKVIVQAKLTATGQLTTKDPLALITPSPKKFSGFTAKPKNSEGVSANSSHKSSLSAKQCDPKHKDCLLREFRKLCAMVAEKPSYNVKTQIIQDFLRKGSGGDGFHGDVYLTIKLLLPGVIKIVYNLNDKQIVKLFSRIFNCSQDEMIRDLEQGDVSETIRLFFEQSRTCPPAAKSLLTIQEVDEFLIQLSKLTKEDDQQSLLQQITRKCTGNDLKCIIRLIKHDLKMNAGAKHVLDALDPNAYEAFKASRNLQDVVERVLKNRQEAEKEPGLKRTLSVQASLMTPVQPMLAEACKSIEYAMKKCPNGMYAEIKYDGERVQVHKSGDHFNYFSRSLKPVLPHKVAHFKDFIPQAFPGGQSMILDSEVLLIDNKTGKPLPFGTLGVHKKAAFQDANVCLFVFDCIYFNDISLMDRPLCERRKFLHDNMVEIPNRILFSEMKHVTKASDLADMITRVIREGLEGLVLKDIKGNYEPGKRHWLKVKKDYLNEGAMADTADLVVLGAFYGHGAKGGMMSIFLMGCYDPKSEKWCTVTKCSGGHDDATLARLQNELDMVKISKDPSKIPKWLKINKIYYPDFIVPDPKKAPVWEITGAEFSKAEAHTADGISIRFPRCTRIRDDKDWKTATNLQQLKELYQLSKEKADFSVVAGEEDESTAGSSGETEGNSRSSTPHSIIKSPPNKSPAKNKSPAKNKSPAKTKSPAKSQKPDEESKPVMASPQKAQEKRGEKRKASEMEDNGKKVLQDIFTGVRLYLPPSTKDFEKIRRYFIAFDGDLVAEFDTASATHVIGDIDDNPGAKRVSPKWIWECIRKRRLVAPC, encoded by the exons ATGCCCGCGGGCTGCAGGGCACTGTCAGAGGCTGCCCGGGCGCTCGGCAGCGCCTCAGGAATTCTCCCCTCCCGTGCACAGCTCTCCTTACCGAGGATCTTCCACGGCGGCGTTGGCTTCCCCGGGGTCAGCCCCTGTCACCGGTACCAGCGGGTGTCGGGCCGTGTGTCTCTGGGGTCTGAAGGCAGGAACCAGGGTGGTGGTGCCGGTGCCGGGGGTCTCCGTTTCTCCCTGCTTGTGAACACttggctttgcagagctgcagaggagatgGCAGAGCAGAGGTACTGTGTGGATTATGCCAAGCGTGGCACAGCTGGGTGCAAGAAATGCAAGGAGAAGATTGTGAAAGGGATGGTGAGGATTGGAAAGATCGTCCCGAACCCTTTCACGGAGTCTGGGGGGGACATGAAGGAGTGGTACCATGTGAGGTGCATGTTTGAGAAGCTAGAGAAAGCACGGGCCACCACCAAAAAAATCGAAGACATCACAGAGTTGGAAGGATGGGAAGAGCTGCAAGATGAGGAGAAAGAACTAATCAACAAACATATCTCAG AAGCTAATTCCAAGTCTGGAAGCACACCCAAGAAAAAAGTGATAGTCCAAGCTAAGCTCACAGCTACAGGACAATTAACTACAAAAGATCCCTTGGCTCTCATCACTCCATCACCAAAGAAGTTCTCTGGCTTCACAG CCAAGCCCAAGAATTCCGAAGGTGTCTCTGCAAACTCTTCCCACAAATCCAGCCTGTCTGCCAAGCAGTGTGACCCCAAGCACAAGGACTGTTTGCTGCGGGAGTTCAGGAAGCTCTGTGCCATGGTGGCAGAGAAGCCAAGCTACAACGTGAAGACACAAATCATCCAGGATTTCCTGAGGAAAGGGTCTGGAGGAG ATGGTTTTCATGGTGACGTATACCTCACCATTAAGCTGCTGTTGCCAGGTGTCATTAAAATTGTTTACAACTTGAATGATAAGCAGATTGTAAAGCTGTTTAGTAGGATTTTTAACTGCAGCCAAGATGAAATGATCCGGGATCTGGAACAG GGAGATGTTTCTGAGACCATACGCCTCTTCTTTGAACAGAGCAGAACTTGTCCTCCAGCAGCCAAAAGTCTCCTGACCATCCAAGAGGTGGATGAATTCCTAATCCAACTCTCAAAGCTCACTAAGGAAGATGACCAGCAAAGTCTGCTGCAACAAATCACTCGCAA ATGTACAGGCAACGACTTGAAATGCATCATCAGGCTAATTAAACATGACCTGAAAATGAATGCTGGAGCAAAGCACGT GTTGGATGCTTTGGATCCCAACGCTTACGAAGCGTTCAAGGCATCCCGCAACCTGCAGGACGTGGTGGAGAGGGTGCTGAAGAACCGTCAGGAGGCTGAGAAGGAGCCAGGTCTGAAGAGAACCCTGAGTGTGCAGGCATCACTGATGACCCCAGTTCAGCCCATGCTG GCTGAAGCCTGCAAGTCAATTGAGTATGCCATGAAGAAGTGCCCCAATGGCATGTATGCAGAGATCAAGTATGATGGTGAGCGGGTGCAGGTCCATAAAAGTGGAGATCACTTCAACTACTTCAGCAGAAGCCTCAAACCTGTCCTCCCACATAAA GTAGCCCATTTTAAGGACTTCATCCCTCAGGCTTTCCCTGGTGGGCAAAGTATGATCCTGGATTCAGAAGTTCTTCTAATTGACAACAAAACTGGCAAGCCACTTCCTTTTGGGACTCTGGGTGTacacaag aaagctgctttccaaGATGCCaatgtttgcttgtttgtgtttGACTGCATCTACTTCAATGACATCAGCTTGATGGACAG GCCTCTCTGTGAACGTCGGAAGTTTCTCCATGATAACATGGTTGAAATTCCCAACCGGATCCTCTTCTCGGAGATGAAGCACGTCACG aaagcttCCGATCTGGCAGATATGATCACCCGAGTCATCCgtgaggggctggagggacTGGTGTTGAAAGATATAAAG GGGAATTATGAACCAGGCAAAAGACACTGGCTGAAGGTGAAGAAGGACTACCTGAATGAGGGTGCAATGGCTGACACAGCAGAcctggtggtgctgggagcTTTCTATGGACATGGTGCTAAAG GTGGGATGATGTCCATCTTCCTCATGGGCTGCTATGATCCCAAGAGTGAGAAGTGGTGCACTGTAACCAAGTGTTCTGGTGGCCATGATGATGCCACCTTGGCACGTCTGCAGAATGAGCTGGATATGGTGAAGATCAGCAAG GATCCTAGTAAAATTCCAAAGTGGctaaaaatcaacaaaatctACTACCCAGACTTCATTGTCCCAGATCCAAAG AAAGCCCCAGTGTGGGAGATCACAGGGGCTGAGTTCTCCAAAGCTGAAGCTCACACTGCAGATGGGATCTCCATCCGCTTCCCCCGCTGCACCCGCATTCGGGATGACAAGGACTGGAAAACAGCCACCAACCTCCAGCAGCTTAAG GAATTGTACCAACTCTCCAAAGAGAAGGCTGATTTCAGTGTTGTTGCTGGGGAGGAAGATGAGTCcacagctggcagcagtggagagactgagggaaatTCCAGGTCTTCTACACCACACAGCATTATAAAATCTCCCCCAAACAAGTCCCCTGCAAAAAACAAATCACCAGCAAAAAACAAGTCACCTGCAAAAACCAAGTCACCTGCAAAATCCCAGAAGCCAGATGAAG agagcAAACCAGTCATGGCATCCCCTCAAAAAGCACAGGAGAAAcgaggggagaagagaaaagcatCTGAGATGGAAGACAATGGAAAAAAG GTGCTGCAGGACATCTTCACAGGTGTGAGGCTGTACCTCCCACCCTCCACCAAGGACTTTGAGAAAATCCGTCGGTACTTTATAGCGTTTGATGGGGATCTAGTGGCAGAGTTTGACACAGCCTCAGCAACACACGTGATAGGGGACATTGATGACAATCCTGGTGCTAAACGTGTGTCTCCCAAATGGATCTGGGAATGCATCCGGAAAAGAAGACTGGTAGCCCCCTGCTAG
- the RFFL gene encoding E3 ubiquitin-protein ligase rififylin isoform X3 — protein sequence MWASCCNWFCLDGSAEEMEQQAQQGARAQAYSNPGFSSYPSPTSSEQSCKACGVHFDSPSRKHICLDCKKNFCTSCSSQPEGGPLLCHLCQRVRATAFQREELIKMKVKDLRDYLALREISTELCREKEDLVFLILGQQSLITQEDQIITNAFNPSASGQQDFVILPPTSTASSTSHDVAADPISSSGAQEHPQVNGYVSPSQGGLTEVENAAEAPTEEETQSTDSEDNLVLGRKASLSDLTSLGDINALSVRQLKEILARNFVNYKGCCEKWELLERVTRLYKEKDLQQLVSDTDDHTGGAGLPGPEENLCKICMDAPIDCVLLECGHMVTCTKCGKRMSECPICRQYVIRAVHVFKS from the exons ATGTGGGCAAGCTGCTGTAACTGGTTTTGTCTGGATGGCTCAGCTGAAGAGAtggagcagcaggcacagcagggAGCCAGAGCCCAAGCCTACTCCAACCCTGGGTTCAGCTCCTACCCCTCTCCCACCTCTTCTGAACAGAGCTGCAAAGCCTGTGGGGTGCACTTTGACAGCCCCTCCAGGAAG caCATCTGTTTGGACtgtaaaaagaatttttgtaCGTCCTGCTCCAGCCAGCCTGAAGGTGGCCCCCTCCTCTGCCATCTCTGCCAGCGGGTCCGAGCCACAGCTTTTCAGCGGGAGGAGCTGATCAAGATGAAGGTGAAGGATCTGCGGGACTATTTGGCCCTCCGTGAGATTTCCACAGAGTTGTGTCGTGAAAAGGAGGACCTGGTATTTCTGATTCTTGGCCAGCAGTCTCTAATTACCCAGGAAGATCAGATAATAACGAATGCATTTAATCCTAGTGCCTCTGGACAGCAAGACTTTGTGATTCTCCCACCCACCAGCACAGCATCTTCTACCTCACATGATGTGGCTGCAGATCCCATCTCAAGTTCAGGAGCTCAGGAACACCCACAG GTAAATGGTTATGTATCTCCAAGCCAAGGTGGTCTGACAGAAGTTGAGAATGCAGCAGAAGCACCAACAGAGGAAGAGACACAG tCTACTGACTCAGAGGATAAcctggtgctggggaggaaggCTTCCCTCTCTGACCTCACCAGCCTCGGGGACATCAACGCGCTCTCCGTGCGGCAGCTGAAGGAAATTCTTGCCCGGAACTTTGTCAACTACAAAGGCTGCTGTGAGAAGTGGGAGCTGCTAGAGAGGGTGACCCGTCTCTATAAAGAGAAAGACCTTCAACAGCTAG TTTCTGACACTGACGATCACACTG GTGGTGCTGGGCTCCCTGGCCCAGAGGAAAACCTCTGCAAAATCTGCATGGATGCACCCATCGACTGTGTCCTGCTGGAATGTGGCCACATGGTCACCTGCACCAAGTGTGGGAAGCGGATGAGCGAGTGCCCCATCTGCAGGCAGTATGTGATCAGGGCTGTGCATGTCTTCAAGTCCTAA
- the RFFL gene encoding E3 ubiquitin-protein ligase rififylin isoform X2: MLSVTMWASCCNWFCLDGSAEEMEQQAQQGARAQAYSNPGFSSYPSPTSSEQSCKACGVHFDSPSRKHICLDCKKNFCTSCSSQPEGGPLLCHLCQRVRATAFQREELIKMKVKDLRDYLALREISTELCREKEDLVFLILGQQSLITQEDQIITNAFNPSASGQQDFVILPPTSTASSTSHDVAADPISSSGAQEHPQVNGYVSPSQGGLTEVENAAEAPTEEETQSTDSEDNLVLGRKASLSDLTSLGDINALSVRQLKEILARNFVNYKGCCEKWELLERVTRLYKEKDLQQLVSDTDDHTGGAGLPGPEENLCKICMDAPIDCVLLECGHMVTCTKCGKRMSECPICRQYVIRAVHVFKS, from the exons ctttcagtTACTATGTGGGCAAGCTGCTGTAACTGGTTTTGTCTGGATGGCTCAGCTGAAGAGAtggagcagcaggcacagcagggAGCCAGAGCCCAAGCCTACTCCAACCCTGGGTTCAGCTCCTACCCCTCTCCCACCTCTTCTGAACAGAGCTGCAAAGCCTGTGGGGTGCACTTTGACAGCCCCTCCAGGAAG caCATCTGTTTGGACtgtaaaaagaatttttgtaCGTCCTGCTCCAGCCAGCCTGAAGGTGGCCCCCTCCTCTGCCATCTCTGCCAGCGGGTCCGAGCCACAGCTTTTCAGCGGGAGGAGCTGATCAAGATGAAGGTGAAGGATCTGCGGGACTATTTGGCCCTCCGTGAGATTTCCACAGAGTTGTGTCGTGAAAAGGAGGACCTGGTATTTCTGATTCTTGGCCAGCAGTCTCTAATTACCCAGGAAGATCAGATAATAACGAATGCATTTAATCCTAGTGCCTCTGGACAGCAAGACTTTGTGATTCTCCCACCCACCAGCACAGCATCTTCTACCTCACATGATGTGGCTGCAGATCCCATCTCAAGTTCAGGAGCTCAGGAACACCCACAG GTAAATGGTTATGTATCTCCAAGCCAAGGTGGTCTGACAGAAGTTGAGAATGCAGCAGAAGCACCAACAGAGGAAGAGACACAG tCTACTGACTCAGAGGATAAcctggtgctggggaggaaggCTTCCCTCTCTGACCTCACCAGCCTCGGGGACATCAACGCGCTCTCCGTGCGGCAGCTGAAGGAAATTCTTGCCCGGAACTTTGTCAACTACAAAGGCTGCTGTGAGAAGTGGGAGCTGCTAGAGAGGGTGACCCGTCTCTATAAAGAGAAAGACCTTCAACAGCTAG TTTCTGACACTGACGATCACACTG GTGGTGCTGGGCTCCCTGGCCCAGAGGAAAACCTCTGCAAAATCTGCATGGATGCACCCATCGACTGTGTCCTGCTGGAATGTGGCCACATGGTCACCTGCACCAAGTGTGGGAAGCGGATGAGCGAGTGCCCCATCTGCAGGCAGTATGTGATCAGGGCTGTGCATGTCTTCAAGTCCTAA
- the LIG3 gene encoding DNA ligase 3 isoform X2, translating to MPAGCRALSEAARALGSASGILPSRAQLSLPRIFHGGVGFPGVSPCHRYQRVSGRVSLGSEGRNQGGGAGAGGLRFSLLVNTWLCRAAEEMAEQRYCVDYAKRGTAGCKKCKEKIVKGMVRIGKIVPNPFTESGGDMKEWYHVRCMFEKLEKARATTKKIEDITELEGWEELQDEEKELINKHISEANSKSGSTPKKKVIVQAKLTATGQLTTKDPLALITPSPKKFSGFTAKPKNSEGVSANSSHKSSLSAKQCDPKHKDCLLREFRKLCAMVAEKPSYNVKTQIIQDFLRKGSGGDGFHGDVYLTIKLLLPGVIKIVYNLNDKQIVKLFSRIFNCSQDEMIRDLEQGDVSETIRLFFEQSRTCPPAAKSLLTIQEVDEFLIQLSKLTKEDDQQSLLQQITRKCTGNDLKCIIRLIKHDLKMNAGAKHVLDALDPNAYEAFKASRNLQDVVERVLKNRQEAEKEPGLKRTLSVQASLMTPVQPMLAEACKSIEYAMKKCPNGMYAEIKYDGERVQVHKSGDHFNYFSRSLKPVLPHKVAHFKDFIPQAFPGGQSMILDSEVLLIDNKTGKPLPFGTLGVHKKAAFQDANVCLFVFDCIYFNDISLMDRPLCERRKFLHDNMVEIPNRILFSEMKHVTKASDLADMITRVIREGLEGLVLKDIKGNYEPGKRHWLKVKKDYLNEGAMADTADLVVLGAFYGHGAKGGMMSIFLMGCYDPKSEKWCTVTKCSGGHDDATLARLQNELDMVKISKDPSKIPKWLKINKIYYPDFIVPDPKKAPVWEITGAEFSKAEAHTADGISIRFPRCTRIRDDKDWKTATNLQQLKELYQLSKEKADFSVVAGEEDESTAGSSGETEGNSRSSTPHSIIKSPPNKSPAKNKSPAKNKSPAKTKSPAKSQKPEESKPVMASPQKAQEKRGEKRKASEMEDNGKKVLQDIFTGVRLYLPPSTKDFEKIRRYFIAFDGDLVAEFDTASATHVIGDIDDNPGAKRVSPKWIWECIRKRRLVAPC from the exons ATGCCCGCGGGCTGCAGGGCACTGTCAGAGGCTGCCCGGGCGCTCGGCAGCGCCTCAGGAATTCTCCCCTCCCGTGCACAGCTCTCCTTACCGAGGATCTTCCACGGCGGCGTTGGCTTCCCCGGGGTCAGCCCCTGTCACCGGTACCAGCGGGTGTCGGGCCGTGTGTCTCTGGGGTCTGAAGGCAGGAACCAGGGTGGTGGTGCCGGTGCCGGGGGTCTCCGTTTCTCCCTGCTTGTGAACACttggctttgcagagctgcagaggagatgGCAGAGCAGAGGTACTGTGTGGATTATGCCAAGCGTGGCACAGCTGGGTGCAAGAAATGCAAGGAGAAGATTGTGAAAGGGATGGTGAGGATTGGAAAGATCGTCCCGAACCCTTTCACGGAGTCTGGGGGGGACATGAAGGAGTGGTACCATGTGAGGTGCATGTTTGAGAAGCTAGAGAAAGCACGGGCCACCACCAAAAAAATCGAAGACATCACAGAGTTGGAAGGATGGGAAGAGCTGCAAGATGAGGAGAAAGAACTAATCAACAAACATATCTCAG AAGCTAATTCCAAGTCTGGAAGCACACCCAAGAAAAAAGTGATAGTCCAAGCTAAGCTCACAGCTACAGGACAATTAACTACAAAAGATCCCTTGGCTCTCATCACTCCATCACCAAAGAAGTTCTCTGGCTTCACAG CCAAGCCCAAGAATTCCGAAGGTGTCTCTGCAAACTCTTCCCACAAATCCAGCCTGTCTGCCAAGCAGTGTGACCCCAAGCACAAGGACTGTTTGCTGCGGGAGTTCAGGAAGCTCTGTGCCATGGTGGCAGAGAAGCCAAGCTACAACGTGAAGACACAAATCATCCAGGATTTCCTGAGGAAAGGGTCTGGAGGAG ATGGTTTTCATGGTGACGTATACCTCACCATTAAGCTGCTGTTGCCAGGTGTCATTAAAATTGTTTACAACTTGAATGATAAGCAGATTGTAAAGCTGTTTAGTAGGATTTTTAACTGCAGCCAAGATGAAATGATCCGGGATCTGGAACAG GGAGATGTTTCTGAGACCATACGCCTCTTCTTTGAACAGAGCAGAACTTGTCCTCCAGCAGCCAAAAGTCTCCTGACCATCCAAGAGGTGGATGAATTCCTAATCCAACTCTCAAAGCTCACTAAGGAAGATGACCAGCAAAGTCTGCTGCAACAAATCACTCGCAA ATGTACAGGCAACGACTTGAAATGCATCATCAGGCTAATTAAACATGACCTGAAAATGAATGCTGGAGCAAAGCACGT GTTGGATGCTTTGGATCCCAACGCTTACGAAGCGTTCAAGGCATCCCGCAACCTGCAGGACGTGGTGGAGAGGGTGCTGAAGAACCGTCAGGAGGCTGAGAAGGAGCCAGGTCTGAAGAGAACCCTGAGTGTGCAGGCATCACTGATGACCCCAGTTCAGCCCATGCTG GCTGAAGCCTGCAAGTCAATTGAGTATGCCATGAAGAAGTGCCCCAATGGCATGTATGCAGAGATCAAGTATGATGGTGAGCGGGTGCAGGTCCATAAAAGTGGAGATCACTTCAACTACTTCAGCAGAAGCCTCAAACCTGTCCTCCCACATAAA GTAGCCCATTTTAAGGACTTCATCCCTCAGGCTTTCCCTGGTGGGCAAAGTATGATCCTGGATTCAGAAGTTCTTCTAATTGACAACAAAACTGGCAAGCCACTTCCTTTTGGGACTCTGGGTGTacacaag aaagctgctttccaaGATGCCaatgtttgcttgtttgtgtttGACTGCATCTACTTCAATGACATCAGCTTGATGGACAG GCCTCTCTGTGAACGTCGGAAGTTTCTCCATGATAACATGGTTGAAATTCCCAACCGGATCCTCTTCTCGGAGATGAAGCACGTCACG aaagcttCCGATCTGGCAGATATGATCACCCGAGTCATCCgtgaggggctggagggacTGGTGTTGAAAGATATAAAG GGGAATTATGAACCAGGCAAAAGACACTGGCTGAAGGTGAAGAAGGACTACCTGAATGAGGGTGCAATGGCTGACACAGCAGAcctggtggtgctgggagcTTTCTATGGACATGGTGCTAAAG GTGGGATGATGTCCATCTTCCTCATGGGCTGCTATGATCCCAAGAGTGAGAAGTGGTGCACTGTAACCAAGTGTTCTGGTGGCCATGATGATGCCACCTTGGCACGTCTGCAGAATGAGCTGGATATGGTGAAGATCAGCAAG GATCCTAGTAAAATTCCAAAGTGGctaaaaatcaacaaaatctACTACCCAGACTTCATTGTCCCAGATCCAAAG AAAGCCCCAGTGTGGGAGATCACAGGGGCTGAGTTCTCCAAAGCTGAAGCTCACACTGCAGATGGGATCTCCATCCGCTTCCCCCGCTGCACCCGCATTCGGGATGACAAGGACTGGAAAACAGCCACCAACCTCCAGCAGCTTAAG GAATTGTACCAACTCTCCAAAGAGAAGGCTGATTTCAGTGTTGTTGCTGGGGAGGAAGATGAGTCcacagctggcagcagtggagagactgagggaaatTCCAGGTCTTCTACACCACACAGCATTATAAAATCTCCCCCAAACAAGTCCCCTGCAAAAAACAAATCACCAGCAAAAAACAAGTCACCTGCAAAAACCAAGTCACCTGCAAAATCCCAGAAGCCAGA agagagcAAACCAGTCATGGCATCCCCTCAAAAAGCACAGGAGAAAcgaggggagaagagaaaagcatCTGAGATGGAAGACAATGGAAAAAAG GTGCTGCAGGACATCTTCACAGGTGTGAGGCTGTACCTCCCACCCTCCACCAAGGACTTTGAGAAAATCCGTCGGTACTTTATAGCGTTTGATGGGGATCTAGTGGCAGAGTTTGACACAGCCTCAGCAACACACGTGATAGGGGACATTGATGACAATCCTGGTGCTAAACGTGTGTCTCCCAAATGGATCTGGGAATGCATCCGGAAAAGAAGACTGGTAGCCCCCTGCTAG